A window of Cloacibacillus sp. genomic DNA:
CAAAGCAGATAAACTGATAAGTTTTTTCATTGATCGGCATTTTAGCTTTATAAACGGCGTCTATCTCATCCAGCTTTTGTGTGAACTCAGGAAAAAATTCCTCCAGCATTCTCATTTGCAGCGCCTCTTTCCAGATATAGGTTTAGATAATGTAAAACGGCTTATGTTATAATAAATAGATACATAGATAAACTTTTAGGTGAACGGGTGGTCGATGATGGCGGATTACATGAAATTATCCGAAAGGCTCAAAGCGCTTTCGGACCCTAACAGGCTGATGATCGTGGAGATGCTCTCCGGCGGGGAGCTTTGCGCCTGCAAATTGCTTGAACGCTTCAAAATAACGCAGCCGACGCTTTCGCATCACATGAAAACCCTATGCCACGCGGGGCTCGTTACGCCGCACAAAGAAGGCAAATGGATGCACTACGAATTGAACATCGAGGCGTTTCGCGGACTGGAGCTTGAACTGCGCGGGCTTACTTGCGCTCAGGCGCAGCAGCAAGCCTCCGGACGCGTAAGCGCGTGACAAATGTCGCGTAGACGCGTCAAAACGCCGCTCCACAGCGCGCAGCGTTCTTAAAGCGCGGGACTTCAGCTTGCCTCGGACGCGCTGACGCGCCCACCTGCCGCCATCGCCAAGCATCCCGCGCCGCCAGTTCCTTACAGCCCCTCTTTTTTCAGCAGCTCTGTTATCTGCTCCACAGAAAGCACGCGCCCGGCAGAAAGCACCTTCTTGCCAAGCACTAGGGCAGGCGTCGACATAACGCCGTAGGAGGCGATATCGGCCATATCCGTCACCTTCTCCACATCGGGCGCAAAGCCCATAGCCTCAAGCGCCTTCGCCGCGTTGTCCGCAAGCGTCTTGCAGTTCGAGCAGCCCATCCCCAGGATCTTTACCGCGGGCGAGTGATCGTCCATCGCGGGGCAGCTATTTTTTCCAGTCATTTAAAAGACCTCCTTATATAATATGTTTGTGTTCCAATAAACCTTTATCCTACCAGCATCGGGCCGATTGCGTTGAACAGATACCCCATCACGATGATGCCGGCGGAGACAATACCTACGAACACCGCAAGCAGCGGAGGCTTGACAGCCTTTCTCAGCATGATGATGGAGGGCAGAGAAAGCGCCGTCACCGACATCATCAGCGTCATTACAGTGCCCAGTCCAACGCCCTTGGCGTAAAGCGCCTCCGCTATTGGTATAGTGCCGAAAATATCCGCGTACATCGGGATGCCCACCGCCGCCGCGATAAGCACAGAAAAGGGGTTGCCGTCGCCAAGCGCGCGCTCAATTACCTCGCGCGGTATCCAGTTATGGATGACGGCTCCCACGCCCACTCCGATAAAAATATAAGGCGCCACCTTGCGCACCGTAAACAGCATCTGCTCCTTCGCGTAAGCCAGCCTCTCTGCTCGCGTCAGCTCTGGCGACGCCAAATCTGCGCAGCGCGCCTCCATGATGTATCCCTCGACATAACGCTCCATGTGCAGCGCCTGTATAGCAGAGCCGCCCGCTACCGCCAGCACCAGCCCTACCACCACATATATCGCGGCGATCTTCGCGCCGAAAATGCTCGTCAATAGCAGCAGCGAGCCTAGGTCAACCAGCGGGGAAGAGATGAGGAACGAAAAGGTGACGCCCACCGGCAGCCCCGCGCTCGTAAAGCCGATAAAAAGCGGAATAGACGAACAGGAACAAAAGGGCGTCACAGTGCCTAAGAGCGCCGACAGCGTATTTGCCGTAAGCCCCGAAAAGCGCCCAAGAATGCGCTTCGTGCGTTCCGGCGGAAAATAACTCTGCACATAAGAAATGGCGAAAATCAGCGTAGAAAGCAGAATAAAAATCTTCACCACGTCAAAAATGAAAAACTGCAAAGAGCCGCCCAGCCGCGAACCGACGTCCAGCCCAGCCGCCGAAAGCAGCGCTCCCGCCGCGTTATTCAGCCACTTCATAGCAAGCAGCTCATTTTGTATAAAAAGCAGAACGCTCCATATCATCTCAAAAATCGTCTCCAAAAAAATCCCTCCAAAGGCCTCTCATGCGTCATTAGCATAAAATATAAATAGACGTATGTCAATATATAAATCACAGGCGCCGAGTGCGCCTTTTCCGCAGCCGCAAAGCCTTAAATTCGCGTATAATTTGAACAAGAACGCAGCCGCGTCACGTAAAACATCACCAAACCAAGCTGTTAGATGCTATAATCTGTGACTAATCATCAGATACACTGTACGGACTACAAAGCCTCATAAGTCAGGCTTATTTGGCTATCGCATAAATATATTTATTATTCCTCTTATGGAAGGGAGCGTTTTTTATGTCAGAGTCAAACACCTTTTGGAAAGCCTACCGGTTCCCCATAATACTTCTGGGAGCCATCGCCTTGGGCTGCGTCATCGGAGCCGTCATGGGCAAAGACGCCCTTGTGCTCAAACCGCTCGGAGACGTATTCATCAACGCCATGTTCATGGTCGTCGTTCCCCTGGTATTCACAACAATATGCAGCGCGGTCGCCAGTATGTCGTCAATGGAAAGGCTGGGCCGCGTAATGAGGTCCCTCGTCTGGATATTCCTGCTCACGGGAGCCGTAGCCGCCATACTGATGCTCGTCACTGTCAGCTTCTTCCCGCCCGCCGCCGGTACAAACATTCAGATGCAGGCAGCAGGCGAGATACAGGCCTTCAGCACCCCGGACCAGATAGTCAAAGCCTTCACCACGGACGACTTCGTCTCGCTGCTCTCACGCCGCGCGATGCTGCCGCTCATCATCTTCACCATCTTCTTCGGCTTCTCGCTGCAATCGCTCGGTGAACGCGGACGCGCCGTTGGACGCGGAATCGCCGTAGTAGCGGACGCCATGCTTCAGATGGTCAAATACCTGATGTACTACGCCCCCATCGGCCTCGGCGCCTACTTCGCCACCCTCGTCGGCGACTACGGCCCGCAGCTTTTGGGCGCATACTTCCGCTCAATGGTCATATACCACATCGCCACCTTCGCCTACTTCTTCATCGCCTTCACCATCTACGCGTGGTGGGCTACGCAGGGCAAAGGTGTAAAAGTCTTCTGGGCAAAAATAATCACCCCCGCGCTCATGGCGCTCGGCTCCGGAAGCAGCACCGCGACGCTCCCGCTCAACCTTGAAGCCGCCACAAACATGGGCATTCCGCGCGACATCAGCGAAATAGTGCTGCCCATCGGCGCCACCGCGCACATGGAAGGCTCCTGCCTCTCAGGGATACTTAAAATAGCCTTCCTCTTCGGCATCTTCCAGATACCGTTCACCGGCCTTGGCACAATGGCGACAGCCGTAGCTGTAGCCGTCCTCTCCGGCGTCGTGCTCTCCGGCATCCCCGGAGGCGGCCTCGTCGGCGAAATGCTCATCGTCAGCCTCTACGGATTCCCGCCCGAAGCCTTCCCCATAATAGCGACCATCGGCTTTCTGGTAGACCCCGCGGCCACAATGGTCAACGCCACAGGCGACACCTGCTCCGCGCTCATGATAACGCGCCTAGTAGACGGCAAAAACTGGTTTTCGAAAGCAAAAATAGTCAACCTGTAACAAACTTTCAACTCACAGCCATACAAAACGCAGAGCCTTCCGTCACGGAGGCTCTGCGTTTGAATTTGTATTATCTTTCGTAATGCGTTCTGCACACTGCGATTTGAATAACCTCGTCCACAATACGATAGACAAGTCTGTTTTTTTCGTCGATTTTACGGCTGAACCAGCCAGACCATTCATATTTCAGCGCCTCCGGCTTTCCGATGCCAGACTCTTCGCCGTTTCTTTCAATGTCGGCTAGCAGGCTGTTGATTTTTTTTAATGTTTTTCTGTCTTGCGTCTGCCAATATACATAATCTTCCCAAGCCTCGTCCGACCATGTTTTATGCAATTTACAGTGCCTCGATCAATTCGTGCCCGGTGCCGCCGCCCTCGTTTAGCTGTTTTATGGCGCGGTTCACACGGGCGCGGTTCTGCTCGCTGTAAAACGGGTCGGCTGGCTCCGATATGGCTTTAAACGGTAATCCGTTGTGCAAGACAGCCTGCTTTAAAAAGAATCTCACCGCCGTCTGCGTATCCAGCCCCATATTTTTAAACAACCTGTCAGATTGTTCACGCAGCTCCCTGTCAACGCGCACCTGTAAAACAATTGTCTTATCCGCCGCTGCTACAGCCATAGAGATACCCCCTCATTTTTGTTGAATTATAATATTTTACAATGTTGGTGTATAGGATAACATACATATTCATACATTTCAATTACCACTTGTCTCGTATTCCACCGAAATATACCCAGGCGACATAACCAATTTGCCGCGCGCTTCAAGCCGACACCCCTCGTTCTCATTTAAAAAGCGCCGCCGATCTTGAGGACCGGCGGCGCTTGCATCGTGAGGCTATCTTAAGTAATCGCCTCTTTGCACAAGTCAGGCAGAAAATCTTTCGATTTTCGTGATCGAACTTATTTTTTCCGATGCGCAAGATGCGCTGCGCGTGCGGTTTTGCCGGCGGCGCAGCCTGAACATCCGGTGCAGCAGCCGCAGCAGCTGGTTTTGCCGGATTTTTTGTCGCGGCGCAGTTTTATTATTATTGCGGCGACCGCCGCGGCCAGCAGCGCGCTTATTATTATTGTGGCTGTCATTTGTGTTTCCTCCTATCCAATCTGCGGCGCCGAAGCGGCGGCCGATTTTTTTATTTCTTTTGTCTTTGTTTTGGGCGCGGGGCGCAGCAGCAGGAAGATAGTGAACAAAAGAAGCGCGGCTGCTCCCGCCGTCCATCCCGTGAAGCTTTTGTCAACGGCGGCCGTTCCAAGCTGGTAGATGATGAAGGCCGCGCCGTACGCGTAGGCGGTCTGGTAGGCTATTGCGAACCACGTCCATTTCGCGCTGTTCATTTCACGTTTGATTGCGCCAATGGCTGCGAAGCATGGAGCGCAAAGGAGGTTGAATATGAGGAAAGAATAGGCGGCAAGCGGCGTGTAGTGCGCGGCGAGCGCCGTCCATATCTCGTTTCCGTCTTCTGATGTCTCTGCTATGCCAAAGAGTACGCCAAAGGTCCCTACGACATTTTCTTTGGCGATGAGGCCGGTCATTGCGGCCACGGAGGATTGCCATGTGCCCCAGCCAAGCGGCGCGAATATCCACGCCACGGAGCGGCCGATGGCTGCGAGAAAACCGTGCGACAGCTCTTCTGTCATCACAATTCGGCCGTCGGCGTATCCGAAGTTTGAGGCGAACCAAACGAATATGGTCGAAAGCAGAATAACGGTGCCCGCTTTTTTAATAAAGCTCCATCCGCGTTCCCATGTGCTGCACAGGATGTTGGCGAGGGAGGGCATGTGATAATCGGGCAGTTCCATGACGAACGGCGCGCTTTCTCCGGCAAAAAGCATTGTTTTTTTGAGGATGAGGCCGGAGATCACAATAGACGCGATGCCGATGAAGTAGGCGCTGGGGGCGACCCACCAGACGCCGCCGAAGAGGGAGCCTGCTATGAGGGCGATTATCGGCAGTTTTGCACCGCAGGGCATGAAGGTGGCTGTGATGATGGTCATTCTGCGGTCATGTTCGTTTTCTATGGTCCGTGAAGCCATTATCCCGGGTACGCCGCAGCCTGTCGCGACTATCATCGGGATGAAGGATTTTCCTGAGAGGCCGAAACGGCGGAATATCCTGTCCATAATGAAGGCGACGCGCGCCATGTAGCCTGAATATTCAAGTACGGCAAGCAGTGCGAAGAGGACAAACATCTGCGGCACAAAACCCAGTACGGCGCCCACGCCGCCGATGATGCCGTTTAAGATAAGGCTCTTGAGCCACGCGGCTACGCCGAGTGATTGCAGGAATCCCTCGACTGCGGGCGGAATGACCTCTCCAAAGAGTACGTCGTTCGTCCAATCTGTGACGAAGGCTCCGACAGTGGTTACAGCTATGCCGTAGACGCAGAATATTACTGCGGCGAAGATAGGCAGCGCGAGCCACCGATTTGTTACCACGGCATCAATGCGGTCTGTAGCGCTAGGTGCGCCGTTTGCGCCTTTTGTGTGGCATTTGTCGATGAGGCCTGTGATATAGGCATACCTTTGCCCCGTTATTATGCTTTCCATGTCGTCGTCGAATTTTTCTTCACAGGCCTGGCGCACGGAGGCAAGCCGGGCGAGCGCCGCCTCTTTGTCCACGTCCGCGACAGCCGGGATGAATTTTTCGTCGCCTTCAAGCAATTTTACTGCGTACCAACGGGCAGTCGCTTCGGGAAAGGCGCCTGCGAAAGCGGCCTCTGCTGCGCCTATCGCCTCTTCTAGCGGCGTTGAAAAAATTTTTTGCACGGCGGGGATTGTTCCCCCGTCTGCTGCGGCGCGTGCCTCTTTTATGAGTTTTTCTAGCCCTGTTCCCTTGAGTGCGGATATTTCGACCACGGCTATACCCAGCTCCTGCGAGAGCCTACGTGTGTCGATTTTTTCTCCGCGCTTCTGGACGACATCCATCATGTTGATGGCGGCTACCATCGGTATGGCAAGTTCGGCCAGCTGCGTTGTGAGATAGAGGTTGCGCTCAAGATTTGCGCCGTCTATGATGTTTATAACGGCGTCGGGCATCCCTGAGCTAAGATAGCTCCGCGCGACGCGCTCCTCGGGGCTGTACGGTGATAGTGAGTATATGCCGGGCAGATCAACTATCGTTATATCTTTGCAGCCGCGAAGCGTTCCCTCTTTTTTCTCAACGGTGACGCCGGGCCAGTTGCCTACGGTCTGATTTGCCCCTGTGAGGGCGTTGAACAAGGTCGTTTTACCGCTGTTCGGGTTTCCAGCAATGGCGATTTTTTGAGTCATTTGGCTCCTCCTTTTATGCCTTTGTGTTAGCTGAGGCTAACACGCGCGAGCAATTTTTTGCAGGGTCGCCCCTGCTGAGTTTTTTGCTGATAGTTATGCTGTAGCGGTCACTTCGACTATTTCGCCCTCCGATTTTCGCAGGGAAAGCTCATATCCGCGCACAGTCACTTCGATGGGGTCGCCCAGCGGCGCCATTTTCATCACCTCTATGCGGCTTCCCTTTGTTATTCCCATGTCAAGCAGCCTGCGGCGCAGCGCGCCTTCGCCGTGTACGCGCACGACGGTAAGGCGGTCGCCCGCGGCGGCCTCTTTTAACGTCCTCATTTTTGACACACTCCTATCAGATATAAATTTTTAATGCGACGTCGTTGTTTATGGCGATTCTGGCGCCCTTTATGCTGACTATCATGCCGTCGCTGTTTTTGGAAACTATTGTCACTTCGGCGCCGGGAACAAAGCCCATGTTCTCAATGAACTGCCTATGCGCGCCATTTCCACTGATTTTTTTTATCATGCCGACGGCTTCGCCGGCCATTGCTAAAGGCATCATCTTTTATTCCTCCTAAGACCGCATTAGCATGCGCTAACTTCTATGTGTCATGTAGGTTAGCATAGGCTAATTAATTTGTCAAACAGGCAAAACGAAAACGGCTCGGGGTACAGGCCGAGCCGCGGGTGTTGGCATCTATTGAGGGAAAATCCCGATTATGCTTCCGCGTGAGGCGGGAGGCTTGTTTTTCCTCTTGCTTTTGATGTTATTAAAATACTATAAAAATATGAGGATTTTATGTTGATGATGTGTGGTTTTGGTGTGGAAGCGGCGAAATAGTTCCGCTTGACTAACGCAGCGGGCTTTTCACGCGTGCGGCATGCGGCGGACGTAACAACGGACGAGGCTTGCGCCCCGTCCGTTGTCTTTTGATGTTGTCTGTTTGTTAAGGCCTTCTATTAAAGGAAGAAGCCTTTGATTTTGAGAGCGTCGGCAACGCGTTTGATGGCTACGAGGAATGCCGCGCGGCGCATCTTTACGTTGTGCTCCTGTGAATAATCCCAAACTCTCTTGAAGTTGTCCTTCATGATGGGGACGAGACGGTTGTTGTATTCTTCTTCTGTCCAGAAGAAGCCCGCGAGGTCCTGCACCCACTCAAAGTATGAGCCGATGACGCCGCCGCTGTTGGCGAGGAAGTCGGGAACTACGAGGATGCCGCGCTGGTCAAGGATGGCGTCTCCGCTGGGGCGGGTGGGGCCGTTTGCGCCTTCAATGATGTATTTGCACTTGAGTTTGTCGGCGTTTTTGTCGCTGATGACGCCTTCGAGCGCGCAGGGGCAAAGGACGAGGCAGTCCTGCTCAAGGATCTCTTCGCCGTTCATTCTGACGAGGCCGGCCTCTTCGTAGCCTTCGAGGATACGTTTCGGGTGCTTCTCAACGTATGCCTTGGCTGCTTTGATGTCGATGCCGTTAGGATTGTAGTAGCCGCCGGTGATGTCGCTGATGCCGACGATTTTGCATCCCGCGTCCTGAAGTACGAGCGCGTTGTAGGTTCCGACGTTGCCGAAGCCCTGTACGATGACTGAAGCGTCTTTAGGATCGACATGCTGCGTCTTGAGGAGTTCGAGTACGCATGTGGCTACGCCGAGTCCTGTGGCTGCTGTGCGGCCCTTTGAGCCCCAGTAGGAGACAGGTTTGCCGGTGACTACGCCCGGTTCGAGGTGGCCGCGAAGCTTTGAAATGGTGTCCATGATCCAGACCATTTCCTGTCCGCCTGTGTTTACGTCGGGCGCGGGAACATCTTTCCAGTCGCCGATGACGGGCGCGATGCGCGCGGCGAATGTGCGTGTCATCATTTCGCGTTCGCGCGGTGAAAGTTCAAAAGGATCTACTGAGATTCCGCCTTTGCCTCCGCCGTAAGGAATACCGGCGAGTGAGCATTTCCATGTCATAAGGCTTGCGAGAGCTTCGCACTCTTCCATGTTTACATCAGGATGGAAACGAAGTCCGCCCTTCGCGGGGCCGCATACTGTGGAATGCTGCACGCGGTAACCGCTGAAGACTCTTACTGAACCGTCGTCCATCTGGACAGGGACGGCGACGTAGGTCGCGCGTTCCGGGTGGCTCAATACTTCGGTAAGCCCCTCATCAAGTCCCATCTCTTCCGCTGCTGCGTAAAAGTTTTTCAACGCTGTGTCAAGAAGTACGTTACTGGAAGTACGTTTCTGTACGGCCATACAAAAAACCCCCTTAGATTATCCGCCCTCTCGGGCAGTGACTTTAAAACTGCACCCTTACGGGACATTTTAAATGTACGTTAATATTGTATTCCTGAATACTTTTTCCGTAAAGGGGGGGCGGGGAAGGTTATATTTGTGAAATCCAGAAAATAATATCAAATTTGAAAAATTAACGGCGTAAGGCTTAGAGAAAAAAGATACAAAGCACCAAATCGCCGGCAAAAGCCTTTGTTATTAAAGAATAATTAATAAAACGGGTTTTTAATCTTTATTTTTGCGGTTCAGAGCGGCGGTCTTCCCTTAAAAAGATGCAGTGAAGAGTTTTGCTCTCCACTGCATCTCGTACATCGCGGCGCGACACGCGCCTTTTGCTCTTTGCCGTTATTTTGGGATAGAGGATTGTATGACGGTGATGACCTGCTTGTCTGTTGTGCCGGTGCGAGTGACTGTTATCTTTGTGGTACGCGGCGCGCCGGTTTTGTTTTCCGTGGTCTCAATGAGTATACGGTCTGAGGAGGGGGCAAGCACTTTGCACCACTCTCCCCCGGAGGCTACGGCTGCCTCCCACGTGCCTTTTGCGGCTACTGTGATGTACGTTGCCTTTGCTGCGCTGCTTCCAAGGTCTACGTTATGCTTGTCAAGCGCAAGCAGCGGCGCAGCTTTGGAAGAGAATGGGATCAGTATCGTCGATCCCGTCGCAGCAGTCTCTTTTCTGCCGCAGGGGAGGGTGCCGTTTCCGCGCGTCCATGTCCTTCCGGTGACCAGTGACGGAGTCACCTTCAATGTGGGATTGCCGGCCCGCTTATCAGAATCTATTCCCCATACCCAAAAATTGTAGAAGATGAAGGTCGATCTTGAGAGGTCCGTAACGGGGGCCTCGTCCATCCGAGTCCAATTTCCGGCTTTTTTACTGTCACGCGGAGTGTTGTTATATGTGTAGATCCATGTAGGTTTATTGTTCCCGGCATCATAGCGCAACTCGACATCGGAGACCTTCCATGATTTTGAATTGCTGGCTCCGATGCCGAATGACAGTTCGCCTGCCGCCTCCGGCCCGGACCCTTTTGCCGTTACTCCGACTTTTCCGCCAAAATTCCATGAGAATGTTTCCGTATGTGATACCTCTTTGTTGGTTGACCGAGGCTGCGCGCTGATAGGCACGATCTCGCCGCCCACAGCGGCGCCGTTAATGAGCAGTTCATTGGCTGCTGTAACGGATTTCATGTAGTTTTCGACGCGTTCTCCGCCTTTTTTCCAAAACTTCGTATAGCCGTCGCTGCCGTTGATGGAACATTCCTGTTCAATGTAGTACCAGTCTCTATCGTTTTCGAAGTCATGGGCGCCTACGATAAAAACGCTTATCGAGTAAGTTTTGCCCTTAATTGTCTGTGTCGCAGTCTTTACGAAACTCTGGCCTATTTTCAACAGGTTCTTGTTGTCCGGGATCGTGTCCGCGGCGTAGGCTGGCGAAGCGAAGATGCGCGCTTTTACAGCCTCAAGCGCTCTTGCCTGAAGCTGCGCCTGCGCTTGGGGATCTGGTTCTTCCAACAGCCACTCGCGCAGA
This region includes:
- a CDS encoding metalloregulator ArsR/SmtB family transcription factor yields the protein MADYMKLSERLKALSDPNRLMIVEMLSGGELCACKLLERFKITQPTLSHHMKTLCHAGLVTPHKEGKWMHYELNIEAFRGLELELRGLTCAQAQQQASGRVSA
- a CDS encoding thioredoxin family protein produces the protein MTGKNSCPAMDDHSPAVKILGMGCSNCKTLADNAAKALEAMGFAPDVEKVTDMADIASYGVMSTPALVLGKKVLSAGRVLSVEQITELLKKEGL
- a CDS encoding permease — its product is METIFEMIWSVLLFIQNELLAMKWLNNAAGALLSAAGLDVGSRLGGSLQFFIFDVVKIFILLSTLIFAISYVQSYFPPERTKRILGRFSGLTANTLSALLGTVTPFCSCSSIPLFIGFTSAGLPVGVTFSFLISSPLVDLGSLLLLTSIFGAKIAAIYVVVGLVLAVAGGSAIQALHMERYVEGYIMEARCADLASPELTRAERLAYAKEQMLFTVRKVAPYIFIGVGVGAVIHNWIPREVIERALGDGNPFSVLIAAAVGIPMYADIFGTIPIAEALYAKGVGLGTVMTLMMSVTALSLPSIIMLRKAVKPPLLAVFVGIVSAGIIVMGYLFNAIGPMLVG
- a CDS encoding dicarboxylate/amino acid:cation symporter yields the protein MSESNTFWKAYRFPIILLGAIALGCVIGAVMGKDALVLKPLGDVFINAMFMVVVPLVFTTICSAVASMSSMERLGRVMRSLVWIFLLTGAVAAILMLVTVSFFPPAAGTNIQMQAAGEIQAFSTPDQIVKAFTTDDFVSLLSRRAMLPLIIFTIFFGFSLQSLGERGRAVGRGIAVVADAMLQMVKYLMYYAPIGLGAYFATLVGDYGPQLLGAYFRSMVIYHIATFAYFFIAFTIYAWWATQGKGVKVFWAKIITPALMALGSGSSTATLPLNLEAATNMGIPRDISEIVLPIGATAHMEGSCLSGILKIAFLFGIFQIPFTGLGTMATAVAVAVLSGVVLSGIPGGGLVGEMLIVSLYGFPPEAFPIIATIGFLVDPAATMVNATGDTCSALMITRLVDGKNWFSKAKIVNL
- a CDS encoding Txe/YoeB family addiction module toxin, which encodes MHKTWSDEAWEDYVYWQTQDRKTLKKINSLLADIERNGEESGIGKPEALKYEWSGWFSRKIDEKNRLVYRIVDEVIQIAVCRTHYER
- a CDS encoding type II toxin-antitoxin system RelB/DinJ family antitoxin yields the protein MAVAAADKTIVLQVRVDRELREQSDRLFKNMGLDTQTAVRFFLKQAVLHNGLPFKAISEPADPFYSEQNRARVNRAIKQLNEGGGTGHELIEAL
- a CDS encoding FeoB-associated Cys-rich membrane protein yields the protein MTATIIISALLAAAVAAIIIKLRRDKKSGKTSCCGCCTGCSGCAAGKTARAAHLAHRKK
- the feoB gene encoding ferrous iron transport protein B, encoding MTQKIAIAGNPNSGKTTLFNALTGANQTVGNWPGVTVEKKEGTLRGCKDITIVDLPGIYSLSPYSPEERVARSYLSSGMPDAVINIIDGANLERNLYLTTQLAELAIPMVAAINMMDVVQKRGEKIDTRRLSQELGIAVVEISALKGTGLEKLIKEARAAADGGTIPAVQKIFSTPLEEAIGAAEAAFAGAFPEATARWYAVKLLEGDEKFIPAVADVDKEAALARLASVRQACEEKFDDDMESIITGQRYAYITGLIDKCHTKGANGAPSATDRIDAVVTNRWLALPIFAAVIFCVYGIAVTTVGAFVTDWTNDVLFGEVIPPAVEGFLQSLGVAAWLKSLILNGIIGGVGAVLGFVPQMFVLFALLAVLEYSGYMARVAFIMDRIFRRFGLSGKSFIPMIVATGCGVPGIMASRTIENEHDRRMTIITATFMPCGAKLPIIALIAGSLFGGVWWVAPSAYFIGIASIVISGLILKKTMLFAGESAPFVMELPDYHMPSLANILCSTWERGWSFIKKAGTVILLSTIFVWFASNFGYADGRIVMTEELSHGFLAAIGRSVAWIFAPLGWGTWQSSVAAMTGLIAKENVVGTFGVLFGIAETSEDGNEIWTALAAHYTPLAAYSFLIFNLLCAPCFAAIGAIKREMNSAKWTWFAIAYQTAYAYGAAFIIYQLGTAAVDKSFTGWTAGAAALLLFTIFLLLRPAPKTKTKEIKKSAAASAPQIG
- a CDS encoding FeoA family protein, yielding MRTLKEAAAGDRLTVVRVHGEGALRRRLLDMGITKGSRIEVMKMAPLGDPIEVTVRGYELSLRKSEGEIVEVTATA
- a CDS encoding FeoA family protein; its protein translation is MMPLAMAGEAVGMIKKISGNGAHRQFIENMGFVPGAEVTIVSKNSDGMIVSIKGARIAINNDVALKIYI
- a CDS encoding Glu/Leu/Phe/Val dehydrogenase, whose protein sequence is MAVQKRTSSNVLLDTALKNFYAAAEEMGLDEGLTEVLSHPERATYVAVPVQMDDGSVRVFSGYRVQHSTVCGPAKGGLRFHPDVNMEECEALASLMTWKCSLAGIPYGGGKGGISVDPFELSPREREMMTRTFAARIAPVIGDWKDVPAPDVNTGGQEMVWIMDTISKLRGHLEPGVVTGKPVSYWGSKGRTAATGLGVATCVLELLKTQHVDPKDASVIVQGFGNVGTYNALVLQDAGCKIVGISDITGGYYNPNGIDIKAAKAYVEKHPKRILEGYEEAGLVRMNGEEILEQDCLVLCPCALEGVISDKNADKLKCKYIIEGANGPTRPSGDAILDQRGILVVPDFLANSGGVIGSYFEWVQDLAGFFWTEEEYNNRLVPIMKDNFKRVWDYSQEHNVKMRRAAFLVAIKRVADALKIKGFFL
- a CDS encoding BACON domain-containing protein encodes the protein MQQRNTGLLAALLMTVLTITALVTAGGCGGSSDGTPPAAKQAKLYTIGEVSDATIAKLRGASIDVIQYDPFMAEKVPMGSSFVLEHNSIEVVEPGSATAKKMKECALSGGEIVLVSSDKSERDYLYKNILTGYSHDDSDEGTLPIFAVSQETSGDIRTFASLGDSSIASEDVLTEVHGLLAIESGDKFVVISGDEELGNQETIDDNFKLVIKPDALVASGDSKALSCDGAVSGDVVYSIIDGIVQSSDLVIEADTEPASDDLTDEEWNCLREWLLEEPDPQAQAQLQARALEAVKARIFASPAYAADTIPDNKNLLKIGQSFVKTATQTIKGKTYSISVFIVGAHDFENDRDWYYIEQECSINGSDGYTKFWKKGGERVENYMKSVTAANELLINGAAVGGEIVPISAQPRSTNKEVSHTETFSWNFGGKVGVTAKGSGPEAAGELSFGIGASNSKSWKVSDVELRYDAGNNKPTWIYTYNNTPRDSKKAGNWTRMDEAPVTDLSRSTFIFYNFWVWGIDSDKRAGNPTLKVTPSLVTGRTWTRGNGTLPCGRKETAATGSTILIPFSSKAAPLLALDKHNVDLGSSAAKATYITVAAKGTWEAAVASGGEWCKVLAPSSDRILIETTENKTGAPRTTKITVTRTGTTDKQVITVIQSSIPK